In Onychostoma macrolepis isolate SWU-2019 chromosome 06, ASM1243209v1, whole genome shotgun sequence, one DNA window encodes the following:
- the tns2b gene encoding tensin-2 isoform X3, whose amino-acid sequence MGCVFSKQRWVKERNPQPSDPPKTRDLTEDAEILSLTEVSVSCEVISDPPPFQNQMTIPPSRDKMESVMEKLMGSHYDFDLTYITERIISVLYLSDLEEQRYSANLKEVAAMLKSKHQDKFLLINLSEKRHDICRLNPKVEEFGWPDLHAPSLDKICAVCKTMENWLNSDPQNVVVLHCKGNKGKTGVIVAAYMHYSKISAGADQALSTVAMRKFCVDKISSSLQPSQNRYIYYFAGLLSGAIKMNSSPLFLHQIHIPALLNFQSGGGYFPFLKIYQSLQLVYSSGIYDIQSPNSKTLCVNIEPALLLKGDILVKCYHRLSDVCKRECVFRIQFHTCSVHGSQLAFGKGELDHACTDDRFPADATVELLFSSGPQRRGGEVQGNDPGVSVDYGTADPIVRWDSYENFNLHHEDSVEDISHTRGPLDGSLYAQVKKRRAPGSSPTGCPTSIKTSTHSPSHSSSTPPIHLSIQPLSLSKDASCSSAPPESLSPPLREKREKDEDREKHRETAILDDGDCSPVRPDRPVQSCYDRSYSHTHSFCDPDLTSPHAPQTLRPKHHTLPCSRTAPLPVRDLCVSQPDILWERGRCLHHPCPETLRHMYSYPTQETHLHSPLFHSQSSRSHTLPVQTHAFYSGEACPVFHCPALPQGHAHIPPSLTPNQSLVSSPYRELRYSTSLPTSCSCRDCSRLREDVALHSLRGRELEALSWSREAEFGIRREGPMHWRDGRAESHWEGVQETEYWRRKLAMSPVTLSYGHYHAVPKQDQPVYVSDAQPEHITPLSPYPSPQSSGYHSPHPPCPCSPQPFRESPGYTSISHSPNSSPIAITPSPKRANHNNTSTEETQHGINDGRIKVLDADKSHIKALSPHRRSMEVGEPMKSKAPDGQTFPGSLITVVSAVSGAEENMKKTPITDSTSNTILIINPPSSKVVESVQVQTHNPRPLKTCIPESEQDQAEHPGSCCTSTSTSTSPQPPLCSSERSSASDFPSFNINAERQSMTTLTDSNEESSNSDLTASPPDPDGYVTPSFPIASYSYPLLTVPHVPYTGYTEITIPASLTQPPLPEKQRSSPLHNVSDCTGTSSIKSAGKPSTSSAQFHVSFSTTTNELPPTSKCKVTPSSGMEEAENRLSSKFVQDSSKYWYKPGISRDQAIAVLKDKEPGCFLIRDSNSFQGAYGLALKVSTPPAHASNHGETGNPQEQLVRHFLIESGPKGVKIKGCQNETYFGSLSALVYQHSITPVSLPCVLRIPDRDLVGELQELQSGTNTSTAADLLKQGAACNVLYLNSVETESLTGPQAVSKATKCTLTQHPRPSPTVVHFKVSTQGITLTDNQRRLFFRRHYPIHSVTFSSVDPLDQRWIDADNTSCKMFGFVARRSGGLGNVCHLFAELDPEQPATAIVNFINKVMLGPQQLRK is encoded by the exons ATGGGTTGTGTCTTCAGCAAGCAGCGTTGGGTTAAAGAGAGGAATCCCCAGCCCTCGGACCCCCCGAAAACACGAGACCTCACAGAGGATGCAGAGATTCTCAGCTTAACAGag GTCTCTGTCTCTTGTGAAGTTATCTCAGATCCA CCCCCATTTCAAAACCAGATGACCATTCCTCCCAG TAGAGACAAAATGGAGAGTGTTATGGAGAAGTTGATGGGCAGTCATTATGACTTCGACCTGACCTACATAACTGAGCGTATCATCTCTGTCCTCTACCTGTCTGACCTGGAAGAACAGCGTTACAGTGCTAACCTTAAGGAAGTGGCGGCCATGTTGAAATCTAAACATCAAGACAAGTTTTTG CTTATAAATCTATCAGAGAAACGCCATGACATCTGCAGACTAAATCCAAAG GTTGAGGAGTTTGGATGGCCTGATCTACATGCCCCATCCCTTGATAAAATATGCGCTGTGTGCAAAACCATGGAGAACTGGCTTAACTCTGACCCCCAGAATGTGGTTGTACTGCACTGCAAG GGCAACAAAGGAAAAACAGGGGTGATCGTGGCAGCTTACATGCATTATAGCAAGATATCAGCTGg GGCAGATCAGGCTCTCTCGACAGTTGCTATGAGGAAATTTTGTGTGGATAAAATCTCTTCCTCTCTCCAGCCATCTCAGAACAG gtatatatattattttgccgGTCTCCTCTCAGGTGCAATAAAGATGAACAGCTCCCCTCTGTTCCTGCATCAAATTCATATTCCAGCTTTGCTCAACTTCCAGTCAGGAGGAG GTTACTTTCCCTTTCTGAAGATCTATCAGTCGTTGCAGCTGGTCTATTCTTCAGGCATATA TGATATTCAGAGCCCTAACAGTAAGACGCTGTGTGTGAATATTGAACCAGCTCTACTGCTGAAGGGAGACATCCTG GTGAAGTGTTATCACCGTCTCTCagatgtgtgtaagagagagtgtgtgttcaGAATCCAGTTTCACACCTGTAGTGTTCATGGGTCTCAGCTTGCTTTTGGCAAAGGAGAACTTGACCATGCTTGCACAG atGACCGTTTCCCTGCAGATGCCACAGTGGAGCTGCTGTTTTCTTCTGGCCCGCAAAGAAGAG gtGGAGAGGTACAGGGAAATGACCCGGGAGTATCTGTGGATTACGGCACTGCAGATCCTATTGTGCGCTGGGACTCGTATGAAAACTTTAACCTTCACCATGAGGATAGTGTTGAGG ATATCAGTCACACACGTGGGCCTTTGGATGGTAGTCTGTATGCTCAAGTGAAGAAGCGTCGAGCACCAGGGTCCAGTCCCACCGGATGCCCGACTTCCATCAAAACCTCCACACATTCACCCAGTCATTCCTCCTCTACTCCTCCCATTCATCTCTCCATCCAGCCTCTCTCACTCAGCAAAGATGCAAGTTGCTCCTCAGCACCACCCGAATCCCTCTCTCCACCTCTaagagaaaaaagagagaaggaCGAAGACAGGGAAAAACACAGAGAAACCGCAATTCTTGATGATGGCGACTGCTCTCCCGTGAGACCAGATAGGCCCGTTCAGTCTTGTTATGATCGCTCGTATTCCCATACTCATTCATTCTGTGATCCAGACCTGACCAGCCCGCATGCACCACAAACTCTCCGTCCCAAACACCACACACTTCCCTGCAGCCGCACCGCCCCACTGCCAGTCCGAGACTTGTGTGTATCCCAGCCTGATATTTTATGGGAGAGAGGGCGATGTCTGCACCATCCCTGCCCAGAAACCCTCAGGCACATGTACTCATATCCCACTCAAGAAACACACCTTCATTCGCCACTTTTCCACTCACAGTCCTCCCGTTCCCACACACTTCCTGTACAGACACATGCATTCTACTCTGGGGAGGCATGTCCTGTGTTTCATTGCCCCGCCCTCCCCCAGGGCCACGCCCACATACCTCCTTCCCTAACCCCTAATCAGTCACTGGTCTCCAGTCCATACCGAGAATTACGTTACAGCACGTCTCTGCCAACATCGTGCTCCTGCAGGGACTGTTCTCGCTTACGAGAGGACGTTGCCCTCCATTCTTTACGAGGCAGAGAATTAGAAGCTCTTTCCTGGTCTAGAGAGGCAGAGTTTGGGATTAGGAGGGAGGGGCCTATGCACTGGAGGGATGGAAGGGCGGAGTCTCATTGGGAGGGAGTTCAAGAGACAGAATACTGGCGGCGCAAATTAGCAATGTCACCAGTAACGTTATCATACGGACATTACCATGCTGTCCCAAAACAAGACCAACCCGTATATGTTTCAGACGCCCAACCTGAACATATTACACCACTCAGTCCATATCCCAGTCCCCAAAGCAGTGGCTACCACAGCCCTCATCCACCCTGTCCTTGCTCTCCACAACCGTTCAGAGAGAGTCCTGGATATACCTCCATCAGTCATTCCCCAAACTCCTCCCCCATTGCCATCACTCCATCTCCAAAACGAGCCAATCACAACAATACTTCAACTGAAGAGACTCAGCATGGCATTAACG aTGGGCGTATTAAGGTTTTAGATGCTGATAAAAGTCACATTAAAGCCCTTTCTCCTCATAG GAGATCAATGGAGGTGGGAGAACCAATGAAAAGCAAAGCTCCAGATGGTCAAACTTTCCCTGGGTCTCTGATCACTGTTGTCTCGGCTGTCAGTGGAGCAGAGGAAAATATGAAGAAAACACCCATCACAGATTCTACATCTAACACCATTCTCATTATTAACCCACCGTCATCTAAAGTTGTGGAGTCAGTGCAGGTACAAACACACAACCCCAGACCTCTCAAAACCTGCATCCCAGAATCAGAACAGGATCAAGCGGAGCACCCCGGCTCATGCTGCACCTCAACTTCAACCTCAACAAGTCCTCAACCTCCTCTTTGTTCTTCAGAGAGAAGCTCTGCCTCCGATTTCCCTTCATTTAACATAAATGCTGAAAGGCAAAGCATGACTACCTTAACCGACAGCAATGAGGAAAGCAGCAACAGTGACCTGACAGCATCACCCCCTGACCCAGACGGTTACGTCACACCCTCATTCCCTATAGCATCATACAGCTACCCTCTTCTGACAGTGCCTCATGTACCATATACAGGCTACACTGAGATCACCATCCCAGCTTCCTTAACCCAACCTCCTCTCCCCGAAAAACAACGCTCATCCCCCCTTCACAATGTGTCTGATTGCACTGGCACGTCCTCAATAAAATCAGCTGGAAAGCCTTCTACTTCCTCTGCCCAGTTCCATGTGTCCTTCTCCACTACTACCAATGAATTGCCTCCCACATCTAAATGCAAAGTAACTCCCTCTAGTGGCATGGAGGAGGCAGAGAACCGCCTCAGCTCTAAGTTTGTCCAAGACAGCTCCAAGTACTGGTACAAACCTGGCATCTCCAGAGACCAGG CCATCGCAGTATTAAAAGATAAGGAGCCTGGCTGCTTCCTCATTAGGGATAGTAATTCATTCCAAGGCGCATATGGATTGGCCCTCAAAGTCAGCACACCTCCAGCCCACGCTAGTAACCATGGAGAGACGGGCAACCCACAGGAGCAGCTAGTTAGGCACTTCCTGATTGAGAGCGGTCCTAAAGGAGTGAAGATCAAAGGCTGTCAAAATGAAACATATTTTG GCTCCCTCTCTGCTCTGGTGTATCAACACTCCATTACTCCTGTGTCTCTTCCTTGTGTTCTACGAATCCCAGATAGAG atCTTGTAGGAGAATTGCAAGAGTTGCAAAGTGGAACCAATACCAGCACAGCTGCAGACCTATTAAAACAGGGGGCAG CTTGTAATGTTCTCTACCTAAACTCAGTGGAAACGGAATCTTTGACTGGCCCACAAGCCGTCTCCAAAGCAACCAAGTGCACTTTGACCCAGCACCCTCGTCCTTCACCAACAGTCGTCCACTTCAAAGTGTCAACACAGGGCATCACCCTCACTGATAACCAGCGCAG aCTGTTTTTCAGGCGACATTACCCTATTCATAGTGTGACTTTCAGCAGTGTGGATCCACTGGATCAAAG GTGGATTGATGCTGATAACACTTCCTGCAA GATGTTTGGATTTGTTGCACGGCGCAGCGGTGGTTTGGGAAACGTGTGTCACCTGTTTGCAGAGCTGGACCCGGAGCAGCCAGCCACGGCCATTGTGAACTTCATCAATAAAGTCATGCTGGGACCTCAACAGCTGCGAAAATGA